The Streptomyces sp. NBC_01298 genome contains the following window.
CTGGCTGCCCCTGAACGAGCCGCCCCGGCACATCGTGGACCTGGGCTGCGGCACGGGAGCCGGCACCTTCGCCCTGCTCGAACAGTTCCCGGACGCGCAGGTCACGGCCGTCGACTCCTCGGCGGCGCACTTGCAGCGCCTGAGGGAGAAGGCCTGCGCCCGGGGCGTCGAGGACCGTGTCCGCACCGTGCAGGCCGACCTCGACGAGACCGAGTGGCCCGACCTCGGCGCACCGGACCTCGTGTGGGCCTCGGCCTCGATGCACCACATGGCCGACCCGGACCAGGCCCTGCGCACGGTCCGTGAACTGCTCGCGCCCGGGGGACTGTTCGCCGTCGTCGAGCTGGCGGGATTCCCCCGGTTCCTGCCCGCGGACGCCCCCGAAGGCCGGCCCGGCCTGGAAGACCGCTGCCACACGGCGAGCGAGAGCCACCACGCCGAGCACGTGCCCCACCGCGGCGCCGACTGGGGACCCAAGCTCACCGCGGCCGGATTCGCCCTCGACGGCGACCGCACGATCAACGTGAACATCGAAGGCTCGCGCAGCGAGGCGGTCGGCGCGTACGCCCTCGGCAGCCTGCGGCGCCTTCGGCTCAGCATCGTCGACACCCTGCGGCCCGAGGACCTCGCCGCCCTCGACCGGCTGCTCGACACCG
Protein-coding sequences here:
- a CDS encoding class I SAM-dependent methyltransferase, encoding MTDAQHAPQHGSHGEAHQTPGQDHGHGRNHGHDGGQGHGNGHHGQARHGHAQAHGHAHHDTEADSQAEILDLDAEVLAGHITDIATWLPLNEPPRHIVDLGCGTGAGTFALLEQFPDAQVTAVDSSAAHLQRLREKACARGVEDRVRTVQADLDETEWPDLGAPDLVWASASMHHMADPDQALRTVRELLAPGGLFAVVELAGFPRFLPADAPEGRPGLEDRCHTASESHHAEHVPHRGADWGPKLTAAGFALDGDRTINVNIEGSRSEAVGAYALGSLRRLRLSIVDTLRPEDLAALDRLLDTDGPGSILRREDLAVRTERAVWAARRKG